The genomic stretch GTGCTGCATAGTTAAGCCATGGAGTGCAATGAAGCGCGAACCGAGCTGCCGGCTGGCCTAACTCTTACAGAAGAGGTCAGGTGGATCTTGCTTAACCGGATAAAGAATGGCTTTTACGCACCAGGGCAAAAACTTCCAAGTGAGATTGATCTGGCTAGTGAGTTAGGTGTTAGTGTTGCGCCTATTCGTGCGGCTTTTTCGCAGCTTGTTTCTGCAGGGCTGATAAATCGACGTTCTGGAAGTGGGACTTATGCTAGCCAAGAGCCGCTTCAACATCAGCTATCTACGTGGGTATCTTTCACACAGGAGCTACGAAGACTAGAAATTGATTTTGCTACGAAGGTTGAACGGTATAAACAAGTTGATGAAATCCCTTCTCGTGTTTTGGCTCGTTTCCCTTATTTAGCTGATGCTTCTGCAATGCAACTTGAACGAACAGTCGAATTTGATGATCGAGTTCGGATTTTCACTCGTTCCTGGTTTAGAAGCGATTGGATGGAAAAGATCCCGGATCTGGAGTATTTCTCTGATGGGAACTCGCTGTATTCGTGGTTTAGAAATCAAGGCAAACGCGTAGTATTTGCGGAAACTAATTTGCAAGTTACTTTTATGGACGATGAGCTTGCGGAACGCTTCGGATCGGAATGGGGTACCCCCGTAGTGCTGCTTGAGGGAGCTGCATATACGCGTAATGGTCAAATTGAATATTCAGAAACTTATTACGACCATACCTCTTTCACTTTCACTGCAACTTACGCGACTAGAACAGGAACTAATTGATGGATGAAATGCTAAACGCTCGCGTTCTCGGCGGGATGTATGGAGCGGTTATTGGAGACGCGCTCGGCGCAATTACTGAAACTCTGTCTATGCGGCAGATTAGAGAACTATACGGATGGCTGGATGATTTTCAGCCCCTTAAAACTCAGCCTTATGGGCAAGATAGGGTTCCGGGAGAAATAACAGACGATGCGTCTCTTGTGTTAGCAATGGCTGCTGTGGCTCATTCTGAGGATTTCACAATAGATATGGCAATCAAGGGAGTGCAGGCTTGGGCTTCTGATGAGCGGTATTCACGTTATGCGGGTCCCAGTACAAAGCGTGCTCTGGCTTTAATTTTAAGAGGGTGTGACCCGCTCGAGGCGGGCAAAGGTGATGTTACATCATTTACGGGTGCCAGTAATGGGGGCGCCATGAAAGTTGCTCCAGCTGGATGGATGGCACCTAACGATATTGAAAAGGCTGTAAGAAATGCTGCCGCTATGTGCGGCCCTACTCACAACACAAATTTGGCCATTGCGGGGGCATCTGCCATTGCGGCGGCTTGCAGCGCAGCTCTAGATGAGTCACCAACGGTTGAAAGTGTAACTGCAGCAGCTATCAACGGTGCAGAAAAAGGCGCGCGGATAGGTTTAAGACAAGGGAGAGAAGTCGCAGGGCCGGACGTAGCGTTGCGTATTCGTCAAGCCTTGGATCTCATTGATGTTGAAGAACCCAATGCTTCACTCGAGCGACTTGCAAATCGTATTGGATGTGGGCTGGCAACATCTGAGTCAGTTCCAGTTGCGATTGCGATATTCGCGCTCTCCCAAGGAGATGGGCGGCTATGTGCCATTTATTCCGCAAATGTCAGTGATGATACCGACACTGTGGGGTGTATGGCCACTGCAATTGGCGGAACGTTTAGCGGTGCAAACGTATTTCCGTTGCGATGGAGAAAACTTGTTAGCGCCGCAAACCACATAGACGTGGAAAAACTGACTAAACAGTTCATTGAAAGGACACAGAATGCGTAAGTTCGTCAAGGCTATCTTGGTAGTCTCGCTCGCAGTATTTCTTGCCAGTTGTGGTTCAACTGGTTCTGGTGAAACCCCGGCTGATTCGAAAGAAGGCAGCACGGTTTTAATCATGAACCAACCTGCCGGGAATCCATTTGCGGATTTAGTTTATGCCGGAATGGTCAAGGCGGCCGAAGAAAAAGGCATCAGTTCCCAGCAAGTGCCGGGTGTTCAGGCCGGCGCCTATGAGCAGCAGCTGCGAAGTGCTGCTGAAGCAGGCAACAACCCTATTGCTGTCTTATGGGATGATTTAGGAAATGCTGTTGCTCGTGTTGCCCCAGATTATCCTGATACAAAGTTTCTTGTCATTGATTCAGCAGTTGATCCGAAACTTCCGAATGTCCAGACTGTCTTGATCGACTCCTCCCAATCTTCCTATCTGGCCGGGGTAGTTGCAGCGCACCTAACGGAATCCAAAAAAGTCGGTTTTGTTGGGGGGCAAGATATGGGAGTTGTAAATGAGTGGGCCTGCGGTTTTAAGGCAGGTATTGAAAAAATTGATTCTTCTGTGTCTCTCACCGTCAATTACGCTGGGACTTTTACTGATCCTCAGAAAGGCAAGCAAATCGCTAATGCGATGGCCGGGGATGGTATAGACGTTATTTTCCAAGCCGCAAACCAGACTGGATTGGGCGTAATAAATGGCGCTGCTGATCGTGGCATCAAAGCAATTGGGTCTGATTCTTGGCAAGGTGATGTCGCTTCAGGGTCTGTACCGTGGTCGGCACTTAAAGATGCGGGAGCAGCTACATATACATCCATCCTCAAGGTTTTAGACGGCAAATTTGAGAGTGGTTTGTTCGTGTATGACTCAACTCAAGGGGCTCCCTTGTATGACTCTCGCGACTATGATGCTTTAGCTCCTGAGGTGAAAGCTGAGGTAGATAACATTGAATCTCAGCTTCGCGACGGTACCATTACTCTTTCTTGCCGGTAGGTAGGTGTGTGACAGGTGGACGAAATCCGGCTTGAGAATATCTCGAAGCGGTTCGGATCGATCCAGGCGGTTGACGATGTCAGCGTCGTTATTTCACCGGGCACTGTGACAGCCGTGGTTGGTGAAAATGGCGCTGGCAAGTCAACTTTGGTGAAAATTCTTGCAGGCGTTGTGGAATTGGATTCGGGACATATATACCGAGGAGATCGCTCTCTAAGTATAACTAGCGCGAGGGTTGCTGCTCTACAAGGAATCGGAATGGTATTCCAGGAGATGGCGCTAGTTCCTGACTTGACGGTTTGGGAAAACGTGTGCCTTGGCTGGGAGACCACGAGTAGAGGAAAGCTTGCTCGAAAAGAGATTATTAATCGAGTGAAGTCAGTCTCGGAAGAATTTGGCTTGTCAATCCGACCTGACGTCAGAGTAAGAGATCTTCCTGTTAGTTTGCGTCAGCGAGTAGAGATATTGAAGGTTCTATATCGTGATGTTGACACAATTATTTTAGATGAGCCGACTGGAATTCTTACGCCACAAGAAGCTGAGTCATTATTTGCTGCGATAGATACTCTTCGGGCTGCTGGTAAGGCTGTTGTTTTTATTTCACATAAGTTAAATGAAGTTCTGCGCTTAGCTGATGTGATCTATGTTATGCGTCGTGGAAAATTGGTTGCTAAAACCGAGCCAGGTGATTTAACTCCACGGGATTTAGCCAAGCTCATGCTCGGCGAGGAACTCCCCGTTATTGAAAAAGAAAAATCAAAGCTTGGAGCAACCGCCATTCGTCTTGACGATATTCATATCCGCAACAGTGAAGGAAATAAAATTCTGGGTCCTTTTAATTTAGATCTCAGGTTTGGTGAAGTTTTCGGTGTGGCAGGTGTTGCTGGTTCCGGGCAGGATGAGTTGGTTTCTGTTATCACTGGAATGGAGAAACCAGATAGCGGAGAGATTAGCATCGCGGATAAATCCGGGGTGTTGATTCCCTATCCTTGGGCTAACGGTTCCACCCCCCGCAGGTTGAGGGATTTAGGTTTAAGAAGTTCCCCCTCAGATCGGAATGAAGAAGCTACTGTCGCATCTAAACCTCTTTGGTTTTCTGCAGTGGGAGTCGATTATGACAAACCAGGTTTTTACAACCGCGGGTTTTTCGATGTTGAAGCTGCAAGAAAACACACGCGTAGTTTAATAGAACGAGGAAAAGTTAAGGCCGATGGTCCTGACGTTCTTCCTTCCTCTCTATCAGGAGGAAATTTGCAAAAATTTATCGTTGCTCGTGACCTCGGAGCTAGGCCACGCGTATCTGTTCTTGAGGAACCTACGCGCGGAATAGATATCGGAAGCGCTGTCCGTATTCGTTCCCAAATTCGTCAAGCTGCTGAAGCGGGGGATTTGTGCGTATTGGTTTCCAGTGATTTGGACGAGATATTTCAAGTCAGTGATCGTATCGCGGTCTTTTGCAATGGGCGACTTGTTGGAGTATACGAAGCCGATTCAGTCACTGTAGAAGATATCGGCGCTGCTATGACAGGACTGGTTCAATCATGAAGTTAATAAGCCACCCCTGGTTGACAGTAACGGCTCGTTATCTTTTAGGTTTTATTGTTGGCTTAACAGTAACACTTCTGATTGTCTTCGCTAATGGAGAAGACCCGTTACATTTTGTTTCTGTTGTGACTGACGCATCATTTGCAAGTGGGACTTCGGCCTTGAACTGGATACGGTGGACAGCACCGATTTTGCTGTCAGCAGTCGCATACATTATTCCAGCGCGCGCGGGTATTTTCAATTGCGGGGTTGAAGGTGAAATAATCGTGGGTGCACTTTGCGCTGCAATTGTTGGAGCCGCGATCCCATTCGGAGGGCTCCCTGGCCTTGTTGTAACAGCTCTGGCTGGAGCGATTTTTGGTATGCTCTACGCTCTTATACCCGCGCTTCTTTTTGTTTATTATCGGATTAGTGAGATCGTTACAACGCTTATGCTTAATTACATTGCAGTTTTGCTTTGTAATCTGACTGTTAGACAATTTTTTCTTGCCCACAATGCTGACGGAAGTGAAAGTATAACTGTCACAAGCACACCTGTAAGACGCGACATAATGTTCGGTCTATTTACGCCTGGTTCCTCCGCGAATTGGTCAATTGCTGTTGTCGCTGTCATAACAGTGATTGCCGGTGTCTGGATGCTAAAGACGAGGACGGGCTATGAATTAAGCGCCGTAGGAGAAAGCCCAGGGTATGCAAGGCAGATTGGTGTCGATTTCCAGAGCACCCAGTTACGTGCCTTTTTGCTCTCTGGATTAATAGCAGGGTTGGTTGGCTCTTTCGAAGTTCAAGGTGTGTTGTCTCAGTATATTGATGGCGCATTCACCAACATGGGTTGGAATGGTCTTCTCGCAGGCGTTATTGCAATGAACAACCCCATTGGCACTGTGGCTGCCTCCCTATTTCTGGGATTGCTTGAAAACAGTAAACTTGCAGTTGCACAGTTTACAGGGGTTTCTCCCTACATGATCCAGTTCCTTGCGGCAACGCTAATCTTGGTTTTCGCTATTGATCCGGCTAGGAAATTGATCGCAGATTTAAAACGAAGGATTATTCGACATGCTCACCAGTGAAACAATTTATTTTGTTTTGGTTGCTGGATTGCAGAGCGCAGTTCCGCTTGTTATAGCTGCCATAGGTGGCTCCTTTGCCAGCCAAGTTGGAGTTTTTAATCTTGGCCTGGAAGGAATGATGATAGCCGGTGCATTTGGGTCATTTGCGATTGCACATGCCACAGGGAGCGTCTGGCTTGGTCTTATTGGCGGGATATTAGCAGGCGTGTTGGTGGCCGCGATTTTTGCCATGAGTACGGTTTACTTTCACGCAGATGAAGTAGTAACTGGTTTTCTCATTAACCTTGCGATGCTGGCTCTTACTGCAGTCTTATTAACAGCATTCTTTTCAGCTTCAGGACAGTTGGTGTCAACTAACTTTACGAGTCTCCCGAAATTTGGACGTTTCGATATCATGATGGTGGTCGCATTTATTGTGGTGATCGTTGCACAGTGGGAAACTTATCACACGCGTTTCGGATTGCGTATGCGCGCCGTTGGCGGTAATGCAGATGCGGCAGAGGCAGTTGGTGTTCATCCTGACCGAACACGTCTTTATGCTCTTCTCGCCTGCGGTGCATTAGCGGGTATGGCGGGAGCGTATTTACCGCTCTCCGGATTGCATATGTTTACGATAAATATGACGGCGGGAACCGGTTATATTGCAGTTGCTGCCGTACTTTTTGGAGTTGGACGACCTGGTTCTGTCTCTGTTGCTGCTCTACTGTTTGGTTTTATGGGGGCGGTAGCGGTGCCTTTACAGCGTTTAGATATGCCGTCTGAGTTCGCTTTGATTTTGCCCTACTTGGCGACCTTAATAGCGGTGTCGCTGAAAGGCATACTGGTATTTAAACGTAGCCATGGCGTGAATGAGCTGGTGAGCGTGTGATTAATTCGATTGTAGTTTGGCTTGAATTGCCGTGTGTCGATTATACTTTTTTCACGAGCGCATCTCTTAGCCCCGGTGCAAAAATTCTTGTTGACCGAACAACAGTTTTAGGTGGCGGTGTAGGAGGAAATTACGCAGCCGCACTCCGCCTACTTCAAGTAAATACTACGGCGGTTGGGCTCGGTACCTCCAACGTTATTGGGAAATTAGACTACCAAGATCTACGTCATCGCGGAGTGCGAGTGATTGAGATCCCGCCTGGATCTGGATCAATTGACCCTATTGTTTGTACGATAATTGTTCCTGAAAATACCGATCGAACAATTCTTATTAATTATCCAGAATTGACTGAGCGGGATCGTGTTGCTTTGCGATTGGGGTTTAGAAAAGCCATATGTGAAGCGGGTGATCTGGAGAAGGTCGGGGTTTATCTAGGAGTGCTTCGCGCTGATCCAGCGGCATCGCTAGCGGAATTGAGCAAGCGTCCAAATTTAGTGGCCTGCACACTGGAAACGTCCGATTGGCCTATAGATGAGACAGTTTCGGCCTTAGCCTGGATGGATACAGTTTTTGTTGCTGAAGAAACTTATGAAAGTCATGAAGCCGAAATTGTTTCATGGCAGAAACAGTACGATTTTGACTTGATTGTGACGTTTGGTTCGAAAGGTTCCAGACTTGAACGAAGGGACGGCATAGTTGAAGCTTACGATGCTGCCTCCCTTTCATCCCAAGTTGTAGATACGTCCGGATCTGGAGATTGCTTTGCGGCGATCTATTGCGCGTATGCCTGGAGTGGATGCTCGTATTCACAAGCAATGAATGCCGCCGCAGAAGCGGCTGGCCAGCATGTCACGAAATACGGCGCTCGAGTTTCGCCGGATCTGAAAGTGCCCAAAATACCGGTTAAAGGCGAAACATTATGAGAAGCATTTTAGCAAAATCACTAGACTCCGCTTCTTTTGCTCCATTTGGAAGATATTGGTCAAAGTCGGAGGTTCGTTCAGGAAATGGTTATTCATTTTCAAGTACTCTTTTTCCAGAATTTCGAGGAGGGGAAGATGAGGAACCCTCTTTAGGGGTAACTACCGGGGATGCATTGGATACCCCGTGTATCTCCATGGAACGGCATTTTCACACATCGGAGACTCTTTTCACCATCTGTGCGCCCGTAGTTCTGTGTGTAGCACCCTCAGGAGGAGATTCACCACGGGCAGAGTTAGTGCAGGCATTCTTGCTGGTGCCGGGGGAATTGGTGCGGCTCAACCGTGGAGTTTGGCATGATGCTTGTCGGGGTCTGACTGAGTCCGTAACATACGGTTGGTTAGCAGACTGCAGGGCGCCGCTGGATCCATGGGTTGAGGTCGTTGGAGGTCCTCTCAGAGTTGTTGTCAATCAAACAGCTCAATAATGCATTCGCATCGACGGATCCACTCATGTGTAGTGCCATAAAGAAAACGTTTAACTATTACCCTTGCTGATAGTTAGTCCTGCGGTTAAATATCCAATTCTTCTGGGATAGCATTTGTTGGTCTCAAACCAGACAAGTCAACGTAACCTACGTGATTGCGATCTACAGTCTTGCCAAGGGTTAGGTGGGGGCCAAGTCCCATCATCTGCCAACGGCTGCGGTAAGTCCAAGCCAATGCTTGAGGAGCAGAGGTGCGCCAAAAGTTCACCAAGTATCCACCCTCAAAAAGGTGCAGCATTGAATATCCTCCAGGGTAAGCAGCTACTGCAGCATTTTCTAGATAAGCGGTGTGCGCGCCCATGGTGTCAGGTTGGTTTCGGCGCATTCGATGCGTATGCCCAGAAAAATGTAAGAAAACCCCAGGACAGGATCTGTGCATCCGTTGCAGGCGAAGCCGGTCAGCGCGTCTGAGCATAAATGTTTGCCCGCCTGGCCAAGATTTCACTGCGTCTTGGGTGACCGGATGGTGCCCGAATGAAAGAGTAGGTCTGTCGGGGTCTTTAGACAACACGTCATGGAGCTCGTCAAATTGGCTGTTGCTAATTCGTCCGCCGCCCGATTTATAAGTCGTATCTATGCCCGTGATTCCAAGCCCGCTGCTGTGCTCCATGGTTTGTAGCTTTTGGTAGGGCAATATCTTTGACAAAGGGTCGTTACCTCTAGGCCAGTCATGGTTGCCACGTACCGCCAACCAATCCGTGCCTTGACGTCCATACGAGTCAGCGATTTGAATAAAGCGTTCGGTTTCTGGATCAGTGCCGTTATAGGTCAGGTCGCCAGCCAGTAGCAATAGCGGGTGCCCTCTCTCGTCCAGCTCGTCAAGCATGGCGCGAAACATTGTTTCCGGATAGTAGGCGTCGTTAGCTGCCGCCACAGATGTTGGTAGCCAAGGCCCTAGGTTTATGCCTTGGCGAGTCTCGCCAACGTGAATATCGTTAGCCAATACCAGCGAGGTTAGGTAGCGTCCCGGCGGGGGTACCAATGTGACGAAAGAGAAGGTGCGTTCTACGCTTCCGGCCTTGCGGGTCACATGCAGATTAGGGGAAGGTCCTATGCCTCCAGAACGCGCCGCAAAAAAATATCTTCGTCCAGGCTCAAGACCCTTAATGAATACTCGATGGAAAGCTACGGGCTTCGGGTCGTCGTGAACAAGTTTCAGATTGGTCTTTGACGTACCAATCTTTAATTGGGTGCCGGTACCCACCGGAGCAGGAATCAATTTGCCTAACTTAGAACGTCGTCGAGTGATCCAAGTAATTACGGCGCTACTAGGGGTGATAGTGCTAACTTCCAGATCCGTTGCCACGAATGGGACAGATAAATCTAGCTCAAGCTGGGGGATAGGAGGCATATCCAAGCGCACTGTAGAGCGAACTCTTGGATACTTGCCAGAAGGTGGAATCACCCCTAAACGTTATCGCTTTTTGTTGCCTGCAAGAATTGGCATATGGCAGATCATCCGAATCCGAGCGATTTTAGTTACCAAGTAACGTCTACATTGCCTAATGGTTTAGGGCGAACCGGAGTGATAACTACGCCTCACGGGACAATTTCGACGCCAGCATTCATCGTTGTTGGTACCAAAGCAAGTGTAAAAGCTACCCTGCCCGAAGCCGTCGCTAATCTCGGTGGTCAAGCAGTGCTTGCCAATGCTTTTCATCTTTACCTGCAGCCAGGCTCGGATATCGTCGACGAGGCCGGCGGATTAGCAAAATTCATGAATTGGTCAGGTCCGACCTTTACTGACTCTGGCGGTTTCCAAGTCATGAGCCTTGGGGTTGGTTTCAAAAAAGTCCTTGCCATGGACGTATCGAACATGCGAAGTGATGACGTCATCGCCGCGGGAAGAACTCGTCAAGCCCATGTTGATGAGGAGGGGGTAACATTCAAGTCGCCGCTAAACGGCAGCTTGCACCGTTTCACCCCTGAAGTTTCGATGCGGGTTCAGCACCAGCTTGGTGCCGATATCATGTTTGCTTTTGACGAATTGACCACCCTGTATAACACGCGCGCATATCAAGAGAGCTCTCTAGCAAGGACGCAGCGTTGGGCGCAACGTTGTCTGAAGGCTCACCACGAACTAACGCTTGAACGCGCCAAGCCATACCAAGGGCTATTTGGGGTTGTGCAAGGTGCCCAATATGAGGATTTACGTCGCAAAGCTTGCCGTGATTTAGCCAACACCTCCTATGAAGGGTGGACTTTTGACGGCTTCGGGTTAGGTGGTGCTTTAGAAAAACAACGGCTAGGCGAAATCGTCACTTGGATGTGTGAGGAACTGCCCGTCAATAAGCCTCGGCATTTATTGGGTATATCAGAGCCAGATGACCTTTTTGCAGCCTGCGAAGTTGGAGTGGACACCTTCGATTGTGTTAACCCTTCGCGGGTTGCCAGAAATGCCGCGATTTATACGGCGGATGGTCGCTACAACGTGACTAATTCCCGATTTAGGCGTGATTTTACCGAGTTGGCCGACGGTTGTGACTGCTACACCTGCACCCATTACACTCGTGCCTATCTGCACCACCTATTCAAAGCGAAAGAGTTATTGGCTTACACGCTGGCTACCATTCACAACGAGAGATTTACCGTGAAATTGGTTGATGATATTCGAGTCACTATGCAAACAGGCGATTTCTACGCATTTCGAGATGAATTTCTCGGGCGGTTTTACGCCCAAAAGTGACGAGTTGCTGGCAGAATCATTACATGAGTGAGCACGATTTCGATGATGAAGGTACGGGGCTCGCTGAGTACGACCCCGGACAACTTTCCCAGGGCGACACACTGATCGACCGTGGCGTTGCCGACCCGCTGGACGAGGGAGTCGTCCCGCCTGACAAATGGTCGGTAGCTCAAGGCTACGGAAACACGCCAGAAGAGATTAGGCGCGGCGAAACGCTTGACATGCGGATCGCTCAAGAGCAACCAGAAGAAGACCCTAACCGGCTTCGCGGAGCTTGGAACCCTAATAAGGAGTCACGCCAAGTTGGCACCAAACGTGCTGGACGTCTAGTCGCCACTGACGAAGGATTTAGAGAGGATACCGACGCTGAATCAGTAGCACGAGATGTTGGCATCTCTGGCGGTGCAGCTAGCGCCGAGGAAGCTGCTATGCACATAATCAACGAGGCCGACTTAAAAGACCCTGGTGAGGACGAGCCGGACGAGAAAGACGAGTCGTAACTGTCTCGACTACAGTTAGGGTCAAAACCTTGGAGGAACCCTGACTAAAGAAGAAATTTCGTCTGCACCACACAGCGTGGTGCGATTGCTGCATATTCCGCCAGCAGTAGACATGATTAACGTGCTGGGGCCAGCAGATACTTATCTGCGCAAGTTAGAGAGCTTGCTTAATGCAGATTTGCATGTACGTGGACTAGAGGTAACCGTGTCGGGCTCTCAGTCCGACGTGCAATTAGCCTGCGATGTGCTGACCCAAATGGTGACCATAGTAAGAACCGGCCAACGCTTGAGTGAAGAAACTATCGCCCGGATCGTCGCGATCGAAACTCAATCAGATTCCCTATCGGCGTGCCAAGTGCTGACGGCCAATATTTTGTCCACCCGTGGTAAAACAATTCGTCCTAAGACGCTGAATCAAATGCGTTATGTCGAAGCTATAGATACCCACACCTTGACATTTGGAATTGGGCCGGCAGGTACTGGAAAAACATATTTGGCCATGGCAAAAGCCGTTCAAGCACTACAAGATAAAGAAGTTAAGCGCATTATCTTGACCCGACCGGCTATAGAAGCTGGCGAACAACTCGGCTTTCTGCCAGGCAGTCTAACCGACAAGGTTGACCCATATATGCGTCCGCTATACGACGCTTTGCATGACATGCTCGATCCTGACCAGGTACCTAAATTATTGGCGTCAGGAGTAATCGAAATTGCGCCGCTTGCTTATATGCGTGGGCGAACCTTAAATGACGCTTTCGTCGTTTTGGATGAGGCCCAAAACACGACTATGGAACAAATGAAAATGTTCTTAACCAGGCTCGGGTTCAATTCAAAAATTGTGGTTACCGGCGATGTTACCCAAATAGATTTACCCGGCGGTGAGCCGAAATCTGGGTTACGCAGAGTCGAAACAATCCTTTCTGGCATTAAAGATATAGCTTTTTGCCAATTAACTAACAGTGACGTCGTACGTCACAAACTGGTTGGTGAAATAGTTGCTGCCTATGATCGTTACGACAGAAACCATCCAAGACAGCGGTCAACAAATTATTCGAATCAGGCAGGCAGAAGATGATTGATATCGCGAATGAATCGGG from Vaginimicrobium propionicum encodes the following:
- a CDS encoding PhoH family protein; translated protein: MINVLGPADTYLRKLESLLNADLHVRGLEVTVSGSQSDVQLACDVLTQMVTIVRTGQRLSEETIARIVAIETQSDSLSACQVLTANILSTRGKTIRPKTLNQMRYVEAIDTHTLTFGIGPAGTGKTYLAMAKAVQALQDKEVKRIILTRPAIEAGEQLGFLPGSLTDKVDPYMRPLYDALHDMLDPDQVPKLLASGVIEIAPLAYMRGRTLNDAFVVLDEAQNTTMEQMKMFLTRLGFNSKIVVTGDVTQIDLPGGEPKSGLRRVETILSGIKDIAFCQLTNSDVVRHKLVGEIVAAYDRYDRNHPRQRSTNYSNQAGRR
- a CDS encoding DUF5709 domain-containing protein — protein: MSEHDFDDEGTGLAEYDPGQLSQGDTLIDRGVADPLDEGVVPPDKWSVAQGYGNTPEEIRRGETLDMRIAQEQPEEDPNRLRGAWNPNKESRQVGTKRAGRLVATDEGFREDTDAESVARDVGISGGAASAEEAAMHIINEADLKDPGEDEPDEKDES